A genomic window from Mesorhizobium sp. 131-2-1 includes:
- the tnpB gene encoding IS66 family insertion sequence element accessory protein TnpB (TnpB, as the term is used for proteins encoded by IS66 family insertion elements, is considered an accessory protein, since TnpC, encoded by a neighboring gene, is a DDE family transposase.), producing the protein MIVVPAGVKVHLALGHTDMRKGLDGLATLIQEHLKKDPFSGHLFVFRGKNASLLKILFWDGTGLCLFTKRMDHGQFMWPRLAEPGGSVALSPAQLAMLIEGIDWRAPERFWRPMLAG; encoded by the coding sequence ATGATCGTCGTTCCGGCGGGCGTGAAAGTGCATCTGGCATTGGGCCACACCGACATGCGCAAAGGTCTCGATGGGCTCGCCACGCTGATCCAGGAGCATCTGAAGAAGGATCCGTTCTCGGGCCATCTGTTCGTCTTCCGCGGCAAGAATGCCTCGCTCCTGAAGATTCTTTTTTGGGACGGAACGGGGCTGTGTCTGTTCACCAAGCGCATGGACCACGGACAGTTCATGTGGCCGCGCCTTGCTGAGCCTGGCGGCTCGGTGGCACTGTCGCCGGCACAACTCGCGATGCTCATCGAGGGTATCGACTGGCGTGCGCCGGAACGCTTCTGGCGACCGATGCTGGCAGGCTGA
- a CDS encoding DUF2285 domain-containing protein: MAQDVFWSPLVDPAVLALSSAPDHLSLESAALASLGRLRESPQGSHAIHDNGIKTQLLFLPGSEGTRSLAAVIPLDSQTLGRVEALVRFWRGHNKRPVPPDTRMTAQQRRRLRLMIQAADGRMNGASYREIAAVCYGIERVGTNPWKTSSLRDAVIGLVKGGAEMIGGGYLQLLRHRRRA; the protein is encoded by the coding sequence TTGGCGCAAGACGTCTTTTGGTCGCCTCTGGTCGATCCCGCGGTACTGGCTCTCAGCTCGGCGCCCGACCACCTATCTCTCGAATCCGCGGCGCTCGCGAGCTTAGGGAGGCTTCGTGAGAGCCCGCAGGGATCTCACGCCATTCATGACAACGGGATCAAGACGCAACTCCTCTTCCTTCCGGGCAGCGAAGGCACCCGCTCGCTTGCGGCAGTGATTCCGCTCGATTCCCAGACCCTGGGACGCGTTGAGGCTCTCGTGCGCTTTTGGCGTGGCCACAACAAGCGACCTGTACCGCCGGACACGCGAATGACAGCCCAGCAGCGCCGTCGCCTGCGCCTGATGATCCAGGCCGCCGATGGCCGCATGAACGGCGCGAGCTACCGCGAAATCGCAGCCGTCTGCTACGGGATCGAGCGTGTTGGGACCAATCCTTGGAAAACGTCGTCCCTTCGCGACGCCGTGATTGGCCTGGTCAAAGGCGGTGCCGAAATGATCGGCGGCGGCTATCTGCAACTCCTGCGCCACCGGAGGCGAGCGTAG
- a CDS encoding transcriptional regulator domain-containing protein produces the protein MKPNTSDWRDNKGYDFFDRLPIEGLAWECLRRSQSYRRHYQHLVVAGAEEEPLPAEEQRRWGLRFPGHARQVSLGARRLLVASGRSRGTGSQLGARPPISRIRGARELREAS, from the coding sequence ATGAAGCCGAACACGTCGGATTGGCGGGACAACAAAGGCTACGATTTCTTCGATCGCTTGCCAATCGAAGGTCTCGCCTGGGAATGCTTGCGCCGCTCACAGTCCTATCGTCGGCACTATCAGCACCTGGTCGTCGCCGGAGCAGAAGAGGAACCTTTGCCTGCCGAGGAACAGCGGCGCTGGGGGTTGCGATTTCCCGGCCATGCCCGACAGGTCAGCCTTGGCGCAAGACGTCTTTTGGTCGCCTCTGGTCGATCCCGCGGTACTGGCTCTCAGCTCGGCGCCCGACCACCTATCTCTCGAATCCGCGGCGCTCGCGAGCTTAGGGAGGCTTCGTGA
- a CDS encoding DUF736 domain-containing protein — protein sequence MATIGTFKKTASNEFAGEIVTLSVQAKNVRIVPDTRATGDNAPSHRVVVGRAEIGAAWSKRSNEGREYLGLKLDDPSFNAPIYANLFDDEEGEGFSLIWSRPSRRNGE from the coding sequence ATGGCTACCATCGGCACCTTCAAGAAGACCGCCTCGAACGAATTCGCCGGCGAAATCGTCACCCTTAGCGTCCAGGCCAAGAACGTGCGCATCGTCCCAGACACCCGTGCCACCGGCGACAACGCTCCCAGCCACCGGGTCGTGGTCGGCCGCGCCGAAATCGGTGCCGCCTGGTCCAAGCGCTCCAACGAGGGCCGCGAGTACCTGGGTCTCAAGCTTGATGATCCCAGCTTCAACGCTCCGATCTACGCCAACCTCTTCGACGATGAAGAAGGCGAGGGCTTCTCCCTCATCTGGTCTCGCCCGAGCCGCCGGAACGGCGAATAA
- a CDS encoding lytic transglycosylase domain-containing protein: MFARRRSKARPEPAGVLCAVLRNAHILLLGHCIACADPEAALAQNPLVTTPPSRTYEPHIAEAARRFRLPRTWIGAVLRAESAGDQRAISRKGAMGLMQIVPETWRELRGRYRLGGDPFDPHDNIIAGSAYIRELLDRYGSPGWIAAYNAGPGRYEASLKGRRLPRETRAYVAAVLSAIGSGAATKAAGPARSTPSGWRKSPLFVAQPTEDTSADSDPVAHFRGDASQPQAVRELSNVAVQSGGLFVATGDKGAEP, from the coding sequence ATGTTCGCGCGCCGTCGGTCAAAGGCCCGTCCCGAGCCGGCCGGGGTGTTGTGCGCGGTGCTGCGCAACGCGCACATCCTGCTGCTTGGGCATTGTATCGCATGCGCCGATCCCGAGGCCGCCTTGGCGCAGAACCCGCTCGTCACGACACCGCCGTCGCGCACCTACGAGCCACACATCGCGGAAGCGGCGAGGCGCTTCCGACTTCCGCGCACCTGGATTGGTGCCGTGCTGCGCGCGGAAAGCGCAGGCGATCAGCGTGCCATCTCGCGAAAGGGCGCGATGGGTCTGATGCAAATCGTGCCAGAAACTTGGCGCGAACTGCGCGGCCGTTACCGGCTCGGCGGTGATCCTTTCGATCCGCACGACAACATCATCGCTGGCTCGGCCTATATTCGCGAACTGCTCGATCGCTACGGATCGCCCGGTTGGATTGCTGCCTACAATGCTGGTCCCGGCCGCTACGAGGCATCGTTGAAGGGCCGGCGGTTGCCTCGAGAAACACGCGCATATGTGGCCGCCGTTCTATCTGCCATTGGCAGCGGCGCTGCAACGAAAGCTGCCGGCCCGGCGCGCTCGACGCCTTCTGGTTGGAGGAAGTCGCCGCTCTTCGTCGCGCAACCGACAGAAGACACATCCGCAGATTCCGATCCGGTCGCGCATTTCCGCGGGGACGCGTCGCAGCCCCAGGCTGTGCGCGAGCTGTCCAATGTCGCAGTTCAGTCGGGCGGTCTGTTCGTCGCGACAGGGGACAAGGGAGCTGAGCCGTGA
- a CDS encoding DUF2840 domain-containing protein gives MIDNTPLRSASLAGGALQRDGMTGVGLTWIAKKIEFWIRFGVVDREDILDRHQRVVWFRPGVTFAFVRWASNGFGTIMSRLDIVRTIAAGQAYQTLPFVRPGGDILLTMQGWQSVERVLRIIDAIESLGINPQAVSPDHWRHVHHRMTAGQEPRTYTLDLHLAFLLRRRVEP, from the coding sequence ATGATCGATAACACACCTTTGCGTTCTGCCTCTTTGGCTGGCGGCGCGTTGCAACGTGACGGCATGACCGGTGTCGGACTGACATGGATCGCGAAGAAGATCGAGTTCTGGATTCGCTTCGGTGTGGTTGACCGGGAAGACATCCTTGATCGGCACCAGCGGGTGGTGTGGTTTCGTCCCGGCGTTACCTTTGCCTTCGTGCGTTGGGCCTCGAACGGCTTCGGCACGATCATGTCGCGCCTTGATATCGTGCGCACCATCGCAGCGGGGCAAGCGTATCAGACACTGCCTTTCGTGCGGCCTGGCGGTGACATCCTGCTCACCATGCAAGGGTGGCAAAGCGTAGAGCGCGTGTTGCGGATCATAGACGCGATCGAGAGTCTCGGGATCAATCCGCAAGCCGTCTCGCCTGATCATTGGCGGCACGTCCATCACCGGATGACAGCAGGTCAAGAGCCTCGAACTTATACGCTTGATCTGCATCTTGCGTTCCTGTTGCGGCGGCGGGTCGAGCCATGA
- a CDS encoding helix-turn-helix transcriptional regulator, whose translation MRPDLAVLPPRFLRTKEAAEFLSLSSRTLEKHRTYGTGPAYRKLGGRVVYAIDDLQAWAERGAVTSTSDPRGSVLPAKRQPPAPPQSGRHGR comes from the coding sequence ATGAGACCAGATTTAGCCGTTTTGCCGCCCCGCTTTCTTCGCACCAAGGAAGCCGCTGAATTCCTCAGCCTGTCATCGCGCACGCTTGAGAAGCATCGCACCTACGGCACAGGTCCCGCCTATCGCAAACTCGGCGGCCGAGTTGTTTACGCTATCGATGATCTGCAGGCCTGGGCTGAGCGCGGGGCGGTGACGTCAACATCGGATCCCCGCGGCTCCGTGCTTCCCGCCAAACGTCAACCACCAGCGCCTCCCCAGAGCGGCCGGCACGGGCGCTGA
- a CDS encoding DUF736 domain-containing protein: MSPIGQFMRTQTGYFGRIRTLSLDLDIAIVDADTSDAENAPDYRVHAGSEDGPAIGAGWKRSGEKAGEFVALQLDDPTFAQPIRANLFQSSDDNCAWSLQWSRPRARNQKD, translated from the coding sequence ATGTCACCGATCGGACAGTTCATGCGCACTCAGACCGGATATTTCGGGCGCATCCGCACGCTCAGCCTCGATCTCGACATCGCAATTGTCGATGCCGATACCAGCGACGCGGAAAATGCGCCCGACTATCGCGTGCACGCCGGCAGCGAAGACGGGCCGGCGATTGGCGCCGGTTGGAAACGCTCCGGTGAAAAGGCCGGCGAGTTCGTCGCGCTTCAGCTGGATGATCCGACCTTCGCGCAGCCGATCCGCGCCAATCTGTTTCAAAGCAGCGACGACAACTGCGCCTGGTCGCTGCAGTGGTCACGGCCGCGCGCGCGCAACCAGAAGGACTGA
- the tnpC gene encoding IS66 family transposase, translating to MLVDLENLPSDPALLQRLVRDMAAAVESRDGEIERLQSIIKKLQRAQFGRSSERLDPDQLALALEELDADIARIQESRPFVGKPSTERPSHRRPLPDHLRREDVLVDVDSMICACCGGTLHAIGESVSEMLDWIPAQLRVIRTTRPKYACRVCERVVQAPAPERPIAGGLATPALLAQVLVSKYCDHTPLYRQSQIFARNGVELPRSTLAGWVGGACWWLEALHERLAKSVFASNHLFADDTPVPVLDPGRGRTKTGRLWVYAREQRPWGGPEPPAAVYLFAPDRKAERPVSHLEHFKGVLHVDGYAGFERLTGKGDIVLAACWSHTRRKFYDVAQATNAPIAMEALRRIGELYAVEADVRGQSPGHRLAARRSRSKPIVDAMRVWLEAQLPLLSGRSTLAEAARYALSRWDGLTRFLHDGRIELDTNPVERAIRPVALGRKNHLFAGSDGGGHRWAVLCSLVETCKLNDVEPYAWLRDVLIRMVDGHPVNRLDELLPWAWKVGNPVKS from the coding sequence ATGTTGGTCGATCTCGAAAACCTGCCATCCGATCCAGCACTTCTTCAACGCCTCGTGCGCGACATGGCGGCTGCGGTCGAGAGCCGCGACGGCGAGATCGAGCGGCTTCAGTCGATCATCAAAAAGCTCCAGCGGGCGCAGTTCGGCCGCAGCTCGGAGCGGCTCGATCCCGATCAGCTTGCACTCGCATTGGAAGAACTCGACGCTGACATCGCGCGCATCCAGGAGAGCCGTCCGTTCGTCGGCAAGCCGTCGACTGAGCGGCCATCGCATCGCAGGCCGCTGCCCGATCATCTGCGGCGCGAGGATGTTCTGGTCGATGTCGACAGCATGATCTGCGCGTGCTGCGGCGGCACGCTGCATGCCATCGGCGAAAGCGTCAGCGAGATGCTGGATTGGATTCCAGCACAGCTTCGCGTGATCAGGACGACACGGCCAAAATACGCCTGCCGGGTCTGCGAGAGGGTGGTGCAGGCGCCGGCGCCGGAGCGGCCGATCGCTGGCGGCCTGGCGACGCCAGCGCTGCTGGCGCAGGTGCTGGTCAGCAAATATTGCGATCACACGCCGCTCTATCGGCAGTCGCAGATATTCGCCCGCAATGGCGTCGAACTTCCGCGTTCCACCCTTGCCGGTTGGGTCGGCGGCGCCTGCTGGTGGCTGGAAGCCCTGCACGAGCGGCTGGCGAAGAGCGTCTTCGCCTCGAACCATCTTTTTGCCGATGACACACCGGTCCCGGTGCTCGATCCAGGCCGCGGCCGCACCAAGACGGGAAGGCTGTGGGTCTACGCCCGCGAGCAGAGGCCATGGGGCGGACCGGAGCCACCGGCCGCGGTCTACCTGTTTGCGCCGGATCGCAAAGCGGAGCGTCCCGTCTCGCATCTTGAGCACTTCAAGGGTGTTCTGCATGTCGATGGCTATGCCGGGTTCGAGCGCCTTACCGGCAAGGGAGATATCGTTCTGGCCGCCTGCTGGAGCCATACACGGCGCAAGTTCTACGACGTGGCGCAGGCGACCAACGCGCCGATCGCGATGGAAGCCTTGCGACGGATCGGCGAACTCTATGCTGTCGAAGCCGACGTTCGCGGCCAATCGCCGGGTCATCGGCTTGCAGCCAGGCGCAGTCGCTCCAAACCAATCGTCGACGCCATGCGGGTCTGGCTCGAAGCACAGCTGCCGTTGTTGTCTGGTCGCAGCACGCTCGCCGAAGCCGCCCGCTACGCGCTCTCGCGCTGGGACGGCCTGACCCGCTTCCTGCACGACGGCCGCATCGAGCTCGACACCAATCCGGTCGAACGCGCAATCAGACCAGTCGCGCTTGGCCGCAAGAACCATCTCTTCGCGGGCAGCGACGGCGGTGGTCATCGCTGGGCGGTGCTGTGCTCGTTGGTCGAAACCTGCAAGCTCAATGATGTCGAGCCGTATGCCTGGCTGCGCGATGTACTCATCCGCATGGTCGACGGTCATCCGGTAAACCGGCTCGATGAACTCCTGCCCTGGGCTTGGAAAGTCGGAAATCCTGTCAAGAGCTGA
- a CDS encoding DNA -binding domain-containing protein produces the protein MIEPFDETAPIGDDLTEYDRSHVKLYMRLFDADADGADWREVVRILFGIDPTKEPQRARSVYDSHLARARWMTRTGYRYLLRQTDK, from the coding sequence ATGATTGAACCGTTTGACGAGACCGCGCCCATTGGGGACGACCTGACCGAATATGACCGCAGCCACGTCAAACTTTACATGCGCTTGTTCGATGCTGACGCCGACGGCGCCGATTGGCGCGAGGTGGTCAGGATCCTGTTTGGGATTGATCCGACCAAGGAGCCGCAACGTGCTCGAAGCGTCTATGACAGCCATCTCGCTCGAGCACGGTGGATGACGCGCACCGGGTACCGATACCTGCTGCGCCAAACCGACAAATAG
- the tnpA gene encoding IS66 family insertion sequence element accessory protein TnpA, with product MAPRRSWAKANSPYWSSQVASWLGSDLSAQEFCRQRDLSIRTFDLWMHHLVSSEELRKRAEKLRNLRRKKTGRKRKTQRPKHPQRRPRYRYGKRTDSGPIALKAFWSMHVEAMNWSGMGHAEYAAALGLSRHALRIWRDRLEESGDEMDWRSLLHPSARALLSSAANCARRQYRLTPEAMDGRSHRRSFTEEQKRAIVQETEKPGVVVARVCRRHGIATSMAFRWREEFGLTARKAPELALVEIADGAESEPPALVALRNLVRPPDGMVAIELDDGRRVFAPAGASAAAVKRHLAGKEKAS from the coding sequence ATGGCGCCTCGCCGCTCCTGGGCCAAGGCCAACAGCCCCTACTGGTCGTCGCAGGTCGCGAGCTGGCTCGGCAGTGATCTCAGTGCGCAGGAATTCTGCCGCCAGCGTGATCTCTCGATCAGAACTTTCGATCTGTGGATGCACCATCTGGTGAGCAGCGAAGAGCTGCGTAAACGTGCGGAAAAGCTGCGGAATTTGCGTCGCAAGAAGACCGGACGTAAGCGCAAGACGCAACGGCCGAAGCATCCACAGAGGCGGCCGCGCTATCGCTACGGCAAGCGCACGGACAGCGGCCCGATTGCTCTGAAGGCGTTCTGGAGCATGCATGTGGAGGCGATGAACTGGAGCGGTATGGGCCATGCCGAGTACGCCGCTGCGCTCGGACTTTCGCGACATGCGCTGCGGATCTGGCGCGATCGGCTCGAGGAATCCGGCGACGAAATGGACTGGCGATCGCTGCTTCATCCGAGTGCCCGGGCCCTATTAAGCAGCGCTGCTAATTGCGCGCGGCGCCAATACCGCTTGACACCCGAAGCAATGGACGGGCGATCGCACCGCCGCAGCTTCACCGAAGAGCAGAAGCGGGCGATCGTGCAGGAGACGGAGAAGCCCGGCGTTGTCGTGGCGCGGGTCTGCCGCCGCCATGGCATTGCCACCAGCATGGCGTTCCGCTGGCGAGAAGAGTTCGGCCTGACCGCCCGCAAGGCGCCAGAACTGGCGCTGGTCGAGATCGCCGATGGAGCAGAAAGCGAGCCGCCGGCGCTTGTCGCGTTACGCAATCTCGTGCGGCCGCCGGACGGCATGGTGGCAATCGAACTGGACGATGGACGGCGCGTGTTCGCCCCGGCGGGCGCGTCTGCGGCCGCGGTCAAGCGGCATCTGGCCGGTAAGGAGAAGGCATCATGA
- a CDS encoding S26 family signal peptidase — MALAATGVLFPERGPLQARFVWNASASAPIGLYRIDNAAKFAVGDLVAVQPPGSLATFLAEREYLPKGVLLLKRILAVSGQMVCRRKLTISVDGRDVGVALERDRAGRDLPSWQGCQRVPATAVFLMNQRVRDSLDGRYFGLVAADHILGLAAPLWTDEQGDGHFQWRAQAR, encoded by the coding sequence ATGGCGCTGGCCGCCACAGGCGTTCTGTTTCCGGAACGCGGGCCGTTGCAGGCGCGGTTCGTATGGAATGCCTCGGCCAGCGCTCCGATCGGCCTCTACCGGATCGACAACGCCGCCAAATTCGCGGTGGGCGATCTCGTCGCCGTGCAGCCGCCGGGATCGCTCGCAACGTTTCTTGCCGAGCGAGAATACCTGCCGAAAGGTGTGCTGCTGCTCAAGCGTATCCTTGCCGTGTCTGGTCAAATGGTATGCCGACGCAAGCTCACAATATCAGTCGATGGCCGTGACGTCGGCGTCGCGCTTGAGCGCGATCGAGCCGGACGTGATCTGCCGAGTTGGCAGGGCTGTCAGCGTGTTCCGGCAACGGCCGTTTTTCTTATGAACCAGCGGGTTCGCGACAGCCTTGACGGTCGCTACTTCGGCCTCGTTGCCGCCGATCACATTCTCGGCCTTGCAGCCCCGTTGTGGACCGACGAGCAGGGCGACGGTCACTTTCAATGGCGCGCGCAAGCGCGGTGA